The Thermodesulfobacteriota bacterium genome includes the window GCGGTTATTTCCCCAGCTGACATTGTGGTTGAGGATGGTTTGGCGAATCTGTGCCGGGAAGGCCGATGTGAAGGTTACGGATTGTCAACCAGCTGCCCACCTTACGTTTCAGGCCCATCCGGGTTCCGGAAATTGCTGAAAAGTTATGAATATGCGATCGTGGTTAAGATCGATGTCCCCCTGGAGATCCTGCTTTCCGGTGAACGGCACGATATCATGAAACTGCTTCATGAAATGGTTGCCGATATCGAACAGAAAGCCGTTCACACAGGGTACCCCGGTTCAAAAGCATTTGCCGGCGGTTCCTGTAAAAAAATCTTTTGTCATGACTATGAAGGCTGCAGTGTGCTGATGGGAAACGGCGAGTGCCGGAACCCCCGGCATGCCCGCCCATCCATGTCCGGTTTCGGTATCAACGTGTCCAAGCTGATGCAGTCGGCCGGTTGGACGATGAGCAGGTATAATGATTCAACTCACTCCGATACAGGCTCAACCGCACCGATTTGCGGACTGATTCTGATTGGCTAAACTATTTTTCAACGATGCCAAACAAATTTTAAAGCGGTCTAAGGGTCAGGGTATCCTTTGTATGTTCTGTTATGGCTTTGTCACTGAACCACCAGTAAACCTTGTTGCCGTTCATGAAAGATTCGACCTGGTCTGTGGTATGAGGATCGAACTGTCGCCCGGTGACGCCCCCGGGTAAAGCAGCCAGGATTTTATCAGTATCAGCCAAATCAGCGACCATCCTGAGAGAAGCGGAAACGGTAATTTTAAAGGGCTGGTTGAAATGGTAGAGCCCGCGGTAGAGGGTTTCTCCTGATCCGAACGACGGATGGGAACCACCACCCAGCCATTGCTTACCGGCGCCTGACCTGCGGATAGGGCTTACAAGTTCATGTATATGCACCTTTCCCCATATCCATTTGGCAGGATCTTCCCCCAAAATAGGGCTTAATTTCTTAGCCGCATTTACTGCTGCCTGATAAAAAATGTCATCAGAGGTTTCCTTTTTATCTTTTGTGTTTACCATGTCAAACCATGAAGACTTTCCTTCAAGCACCATTTTCTGAAGCCGTTCCTCCCAAAAGTACCAGTTATTCAGCATGGTTTGAGCAAGTTTTTC containing:
- a CDS encoding DUF2284 domain-containing protein, whose protein sequence is MKNSLSHHDTISRRLKELVRLAYRSGASGAAVISPADIVVEDGLANLCREGRCEGYGLSTSCPPYVSGPSGFRKLLKSYEYAIVVKIDVPLEILLSGERHDIMKLLHEMVADIEQKAVHTGYPGSKAFAGGSCKKIFCHDYEGCSVLMGNGECRNPRHARPSMSGFGINVSKLMQSAGWTMSRYNDSTHSDTGSTAPICGLILIG